A genomic stretch from Rubripirellula reticaptiva includes:
- a CDS encoding CNNM domain-containing protein codes for MILACVLFLIGLSLSAFFSGTETGLYRVSRTRLVLDGLSGSMAARGIIWLLNHPAIFVATTLVGNNLANYLTSLAIVMAVASLFGVGSSVELIGPMLMTPIVFVFGELLPKYLFYHAPYRMITATRPLLLGTAVLFAPVSILLGLLGQLLQKITGQTPFRLRLAMARGELDQILRDGHEAGILAAGQRSLAQRLFEVGNQTAMSFGVAADRLAIVTAPVDVDEARRQARRRNHPIVLVKRGTQIIGFLWYADLCAGEPSLELGPAIRGKVSDRHLNILLRLYDAASDVAVLYDEHNRVRCVVTRRQLLQPLIK; via the coding sequence ATGATCCTGGCGTGTGTGTTGTTTCTGATCGGTTTATCGCTGAGCGCATTCTTTAGCGGTACCGAAACAGGACTCTACCGAGTGTCGCGGACGCGATTGGTCCTGGACGGGCTAAGCGGCTCGATGGCGGCACGTGGGATCATTTGGTTACTAAACCACCCCGCTATTTTTGTCGCCACGACCTTGGTCGGCAACAATTTGGCCAACTACCTAACGTCATTGGCAATCGTGATGGCGGTCGCGTCTCTGTTTGGTGTCGGTTCAAGCGTTGAACTGATTGGCCCCATGCTGATGACGCCGATCGTGTTCGTGTTTGGTGAACTGTTGCCGAAATATCTTTTCTATCACGCACCGTACCGAATGATCACCGCGACGCGGCCATTGCTGTTGGGCACGGCAGTGCTGTTCGCGCCCGTTTCGATCTTGCTGGGACTGTTGGGGCAATTGCTACAAAAGATTACTGGCCAGACACCGTTTCGATTGCGACTCGCAATGGCTCGCGGCGAATTGGATCAAATCCTGCGCGACGGCCACGAAGCTGGAATTCTAGCCGCTGGCCAACGATCACTTGCGCAACGGCTTTTCGAAGTCGGCAACCAGACGGCGATGTCATTTGGTGTCGCAGCCGATCGTTTAGCGATCGTTACCGCGCCCGTTGATGTTGACGAAGCCCGTCGTCAAGCACGCCGCCGCAATCACCCAATCGTCTTGGTCAAACGAGGCACACAAATCATCGGCTTCTTGTGGTACGCGGACCTCTGCGCTGGTGAACCTAGCCTCGAACTTGGCCCCGCGATTCGCGGCAAAGTGAGCGATCGCCATCTCAACATTCTGCTAAGGCTCTATGACGCCGCCAGCGATGTTGCGGTTCTGTATGACGAACACAATCGAGTTCGATGCGTTGTCACTCGGCGGCAATTGCTGCAGCCGCTAATCAAGTAG